Within Bacillus sp. Marseille-Q1617, the genomic segment CTTACAAAGAATCTTCAAAGAGATATATCCTAAAACCGATGCTAGAATCAATTCAGGTATGACTACATACCACAACATAAAGTCGGACAGTCTGCCTGCAGCTTCAGGCTGCCTGGCTATCCCTTCAAGTCCGTAGGCACCGGCCAATCCAATCCCCAATCCAATCCCCCAAAAACCCAACAGGGCAATAGCCGCGCCTATACAACAATAGAGCCATTTTGAGAAGTCTGTCATATTTCCACCTCCTTCGCACCTTT encodes:
- a CDS encoding ATP F0F1 synthase subunit C (produces ATP from ADP in the presence of a proton gradient across the membrane; subunit C is part of the membrane proton channel F0), which codes for MTDFSKWLYCCIGAAIALLGFWGIGLGIGLAGAYGLEGIARQPEAAGRLSDFMLWYVVIPELILASVLGYISLKILCKGKHNND